In Plasmodium reichenowi strain SY57 chromosome 5, whole genome shotgun sequence, the following proteins share a genomic window:
- a CDS encoding transcription initiation factor TFIID subunit 10, putative — protein MDKNFVNEHDEQLIKTLLKNKPIFSEDLIDFYLSQSGCQINEKSCLRLISLVLHKSLDNIINKTISLQANGSSNNEENKKSFKNELNYKELVEALKQLDDTYENEELFKNFNVFLE, from the exons ATGGATAAAAATTTTGTGAATGAACATGATGAAcaattaataaaaacattgCTTAAAAACAAGCCAAta TTCAGTGAAGATTTGATTGATTTCTATCTTTCACAAAGTGGATGTCAAATTAACGAAAAATCATGCCTGAGATTAATATCATTAGTTTTACACAAATCATTAGATAAT ataattaataaaacaatCAGTCTACAAGCCAATGGATCTTCAAATAATGAGGAAAACAAAAAGAGTTTCAAA aacgaattaaattataaagaatTGGTAGAGGCACTAAAACAACTTGATGATACGtatgaaaatgaagaatTGTTTAAAAACTTCAATGTATTTttagaataa
- a CDS encoding S-adenosylmethionine-dependent methyltransferase, putative: MVRPEYSSPPEFFYNEEEAKKYVRNSRIRDIQSQMTERAMELLLLPDSPCLLLDIGCGSGISGMTLNELDHFWIGIDISIHMLHVGLQNEAHLGGDMLLADMGKLMRFQPCIFDGVVSISALQWLCNWDKKDESPVSRISTFFKWLYNCLKRGARAVFQFYPDSPEQIKTLTNFAMKAGFGGGVVVDFPNSAKSKKYYLCLWAGSSLVATMPTALNDEEENIISHERRKFNKKTKKQIKKNKEWILKKKDQRRMKGLDVKRDSKYTGRKRKGRF, encoded by the exons atggTCAGACCTGAATATAGTTCGCCTCCCGAATTT ttttataatgaagaagaagcaaaaaaatatgttagAAACTCTCGAATAAGAGATATCCAAAGTCAAATGACAGAAAGAGCTATGGAGTTACTTCTTCTTCCAGAT TCCCCatgtttattattagatATTGGTTGTGGATCGGGAATAAGTGGGATGACATTAAACGAATTAGATCATTTTTGGATTGGCATAGATATAAGTATTCATATGCTAC ATGTAGGATTGCAAAATGAAGCACATTTAGGAGGAGATATGCTTTTAGCTGATATGggaaaat tGATGCGATTTCAACCTTGTATTTTTGATGGTGTAGTCag CATATCAGCATTGCAGTGGCTATGTAATTGGGACAAGAAAGATGAAAGTCCCGTGTCAAGAATTAGTACATTTTTTAAGTGGTTATATAACTGTTTAAAAAGAGGAGCAAGAGCA gtATTTCAATTTTACCCCGATTCTCCAGAACAAATTAAGACATTAACCAACTTCGCCATGAAGGCAGGATTTGGTGGTGGTGTTGTGGTTGATTTTCCAAATTCAGCTAAATcaaaaaa ATATTACTTATGTCTGTGGGCAGGATCATCATTAGTTGCAACAATGCCAACCGCTTTaaatgatgaagaagaaaatataatttccCACGAGAGAAgaaa gtttaataaaaaaacaaaaaaacaaattaagaaaaataaagaatggatattgaagaaaaaagaCCAGAGGAGAATGAAG GGTTTGGATGTTAAACGAGATAGTAAATACACAGGCaggaaaagaaaaggaagattttaa